The sequence CAGGGCGCCGGTCTGGAAGTCCACCACCTGTACATCTTCCAGCGGGTGGGAAAGCTTGAGCAGGCAGGCCGAGCCGTCGGTGCGGGTGATCTGGAAGTTCAGGTCGCGCTCGCCGGCCAGGCGTAGCAGCTCGCCGCGCTCGGCGAAGCGTTCGGCGGCGATGGCGGCGGCCTGTTCGAGGCTGACCTGCGCCTGGGCCGCTTCCAGCAGCGGATCATGGGCGGGCGCGTTCAACGGCATGGGCTTGGCTCCGGGCGGAAGAGGGTGGGGGACTGCGGCATGCGCGCGGGCTCCGGTTCTTGTCGTTCTTGTCTGGCGGCCATTAAAGCACATTAAAAACATGATGCATCATGTTTTATTTTCGCTCGAACGGGTCCATCATGCCTGGCATCCACAGGCCCGAATGGACGGATCGCACCCATGAGCCAAGCCAAGACCCTGCTGCTGACCGGCGCCAGCCGCGGCATCGGCCACGCCACCGTGAAGCACTTCAACGCCGCCGGCTGGCGCATCTTCACCGCCTCGCGGCAAAGCTGGGTGGACGACTGCCCCTGGGCCGAGGGCCTGCTCAACCACATCCACCTCGACCTGGAAGACATCGACAGCGTCGAGCGCGCCCTGCCGGCGATCCGCGAGAAGCTCGGCGGCCGCCTGGATGCCCTGGTGAACAACGCCGGCATCTCGCCCAAGGGCCCGGAAGGGCAGCGCATGGGCGTGCTGGAAAGCGACTACGGCACCTGGCTGAAGGTCTTCAACGTCAACCTGTTCTCCACCGCACTGCTGGCGCGCGGGCTGTTCGATGAGCTGAAAGCGGCTCAGGGCACGGTCATCAACGTCACTTCCATCGCCGGTTCGCGGGT is a genomic window of Pseudomonas knackmussii B13 containing:
- a CDS encoding SDR family NAD(P)-dependent oxidoreductase yields the protein MSQAKTLLLTGASRGIGHATVKHFNAAGWRIFTASRQSWVDDCPWAEGLLNHIHLDLEDIDSVERALPAIREKLGGRLDALVNNAGISPKGPEGQRMGVLESDYGTWLKVFNVNLFSTALLARGLFDELKAAQGTVINVTSIAGSRVHPFAGVAYASSKAALAALTREMAYDFGRHGVRVNAIAPGEIDTSILSSGTELIVERDIPMHRLGKPEEVASLIHFLCTQGASYVNGAEIHVNGGQHV